AATGTACGGTTCCCCGGTCCGCATGGGTTCCCGAAACCAGTCGCATTGGGACCAATCCGTTCCCACGCCACCTCTGGCGGAGGCCTCGTTCCCGGCATGGGCCATGGCGCACGGTGTTCCTTGAAGGCCGGTACGGTCCGTTATCCAGGCAACCTCCAGCCGAGGGTTTGACCGAACTGCCGAGTCGAGCACGGCGTATTGCCGAAGGGGATCATCCGATATCAAATCAGGAATTTCCGCCAACCGGACAACCTCTTCCTGCACCGTATTCTCTCCCAAAAGCATGAACAATCCATAGAGCTTGGACAGAGTGTCTATCTGACGGGTCAACGCCGAAATGGCCACACCAGTTTCGCCCACGGCCCGAGCCGTCTTGCAGGACACCGCATCCACCTCGGCAACAGCCCGATTGATGGCTTCGCCTGCCGTCGATTGCTGACTGCTGGCAGCGGCGATGGTTTCGACCTGTTGCGTGGTTGTTTCGAAGAATTCCATGATCTCGTTCAGGGCCTGCCCAGACTCACCCGCGAGCGCATTGGCCGAATCCACCTTTTCCGCCGCCAGATCCATCCCCTGAATATTGTCCCGCACATCAGCCTGAATATCCGCGATGGATCGACCGACCTCCCGAGTGGCATCCATGGTCTTTTCAGCCAGTTTGCGCACTTCATCCGCCACCACGGCGAATCCACGCCCGGCATCCCCGGCGCGGGCCGCTTCAATGGCCGCATTCAATGCCAGCAGATTGGTCTGATCCGCAATATCCGAGATGACCGTCATGACCTGACCGATGGAATCGGCCTTGGTCCCGAGGCTGGACACCTTGGCTTTGAGCTGTTCGGTAATGGCGTGGACATCGCCAATGGAACGCACGGTTTTTCGAACGACATCAGCCCCTTCACGCGCCCGGTTATGGGCCACGGCAGCGGCTTCTGACGCATGTTCCGCATGACTGGCCACCTCCCTGATGGACACGGACAGTTGATCCATGGCCGCAGCGGTCTGTTCCACCCGACGGCTCAAACTGTTCGCCCCATGCAAAATGTGCTCTGATTCGCTATTCATGACATTTGATGCATTCTGCATCCCGGTCACGACACGATCAAGCATCCCGGCGGCTTGGAGCATTCCTTCCCGTTGAGACTGTGCCGCATTGGTTCTGGCCAGCCGTTCAGCGTCCGCCCGTACCGCAGCCGACTCGGCTTCAATGGCTCGAGATTGTGCCAATTCCGACGCGGATTTCGCCTCCTGCATCTTGTCGGTCAGGTGATGCACCATGCGCTCAAAGGCTTCCTGAACCTGTCGCAACTCTCCCTTGAACACCCCGTCGGGAACGGCTTCAAAATCCCCCATGGAGACCTTGCCAGCGTATTCCCGCAGGCTGTTCAAC
This Pseudodesulfovibrio sp. JC047 DNA region includes the following protein-coding sequences:
- a CDS encoding methyl-accepting chemotaxis protein gives rise to the protein MVGYSLHTASASLKVQAGSKLASVKEAKLHDLHGLTETWSKDILMFSEARYVYSALVRLRDIAFYQGSPGQKLDVTNEEYVHALKRVSAEFQPWVKVRGYADVLLLDETGRIVFSAIRGTELGEDMTMETFAESPVRDAWKRALAGETVFVDVHPYPPMKDLPCAFVAAPIRRYGKEIEGVALLRLSIASINRVMRARAGMGATGEAYLVGQDGLMRSDLYSDATRYSVAASFAFPETGRMETVAARKALAGEKGSLNGTDYRGHTVLAEYAPVRVGETKWGLVVKIDASEALTAIGTLENAAMIVGAASAIGIVLVTLLFLRSALLRPLNSLREYAGKVSMGDFEAVPDGVFKGELRQVQEAFERMVHHLTDKMQEAKSASELAQSRAIEAESAAVRADAERLARTNAAQSQREGMLQAAGMLDRVVTGMQNASNVMNSESEHILHGANSLSRRVEQTAAAMDQLSVSIREVASHAEHASEAAAVAHNRAREGADVVRKTVRSIGDVHAITEQLKAKVSSLGTKADSIGQVMTVISDIADQTNLLALNAAIEAARAGDAGRGFAVVADEVRKLAEKTMDATREVGRSIADIQADVRDNIQGMDLAAEKVDSANALAGESGQALNEIMEFFETTTQQVETIAAASSQQSTAGEAINRAVAEVDAVSCKTARAVGETGVAISALTRQIDTLSKLYGLFMLLGENTVQEEVVRLAEIPDLISDDPLRQYAVLDSAVRSNPRLEVAWITDRTGLQGTPCAMAHAGNEASARGGVGTDWSQCDWFREPMRTGEPYISNMCHSQTIDDYCLTVSTPMRSDRGEITGILAVDVRYDAADDAVSSGAGGQ